The Oscillospiraceae bacterium genome has a segment encoding these proteins:
- a CDS encoding lysophospholipase: MKTKAYTYPSASALATIHAWQWYPEDGNVKAVLLLHHGMAEHCGRYGDFLQAFADMGYAVFMHDMLGHGQSCETPEDRGFFGDKDGYNALLQDVRRLYDIARGEYPDKKLVIAGHSMGSFIMRCFTARYPDLDYAAAIYVGTGGPNPLANISVAVTNVLGAVKGKRYRSKWLENTGFKGYNDHFEGRTSVDWLSRDTASVDDYVADDACGFTFTVAAYGDLGRLMLECGSKDWYARVPKDLPILFVSGQEDPVSNYGAGIRAVSDRLKATGHTRVQVLLYPGARHEILRETNSPEVYRDIDAFITKSVLQAK; the protein is encoded by the coding sequence ATGAAAACGAAAGCGTATACTTATCCCAGCGCCAGCGCGCTGGCCACCATCCATGCCTGGCAGTGGTATCCGGAGGACGGCAATGTGAAGGCCGTGCTGCTGCTCCACCACGGTATGGCTGAGCACTGCGGCCGCTACGGCGACTTTTTGCAGGCCTTTGCGGATATGGGTTATGCGGTCTTTATGCACGATATGCTGGGCCACGGTCAGTCCTGCGAAACGCCGGAGGACAGGGGGTTCTTTGGCGATAAGGACGGGTACAATGCTCTGCTGCAAGATGTGCGGCGGCTGTATGACATTGCCCGGGGCGAATATCCGGACAAGAAGCTGGTTATTGCCGGCCATTCGATGGGCAGCTTTATTATGCGGTGCTTTACCGCCCGCTACCCGGATCTGGACTATGCGGCGGCCATTTATGTGGGCACCGGCGGGCCGAATCCGCTGGCAAATATTAGCGTGGCGGTGACCAATGTACTGGGCGCCGTTAAGGGTAAGCGCTACCGCTCCAAGTGGCTGGAGAATACCGGCTTTAAGGGCTATAACGATCATTTTGAGGGTCGCACTTCTGTGGACTGGCTCAGTCGAGATACCGCGTCGGTGGATGATTATGTTGCAGACGACGCCTGCGGTTTTACCTTTACTGTGGCCGCCTACGGCGATCTGGGACGGCTGATGTTGGAGTGCGGCAGCAAGGACTGGTACGCCCGCGTACCAAAGGATCTGCCGATTCTCTTTGTGTCCGGCCAGGAGGATCCGGTGAGCAATTACGGCGCCGGTATTCGGGCGGTCAGCGACCGGCTGAAGGCCACCGGCCACACCCGGGTGCAGGTTCTTTTGTATCCCGGTGCCCGGCACGAGATCCTGCGAGAGACCAACAGCCCGGAGGTGTACCGGGATATAGATGCCTTTATTACCAAATCGGTTTTGCAGGCGAAATAA
- a CDS encoding LCP family protein: protein MPRFEQEGFDPRRRRENDALDRTVPEEDRHLDPEVDLDFNRRQRDVIDRQDESGINPCDYRDPYAPSAPYNQNNDYDPNGYIEPPAPPRRFESERPADFYTDRSNTPTPTRAHHRERTSRDPRTMGRSHTPTDKHGKPPKKGKGSKKAKVGLSIFCVLLALIFILVGCATGVLGKITYNAHKENEYVTASNLKSDPRVKNVLLLGVDARPKDKASASRSDTMMLISVDSVHHTIKMTSFLRDTWVYIPCKDMSQRLNAACQYGGYSGVVDTIEYNFGVKIDNYVVADFEMFQVLVDAIGGVEVKVTKAEAKEVTGHPKRYGNVKLEAGKHNLTGKQALAYCRIRKIDTDFVRTKRQRTVMNAIIKKMKSSNPFTLYKMASNAAPYIETDMTKSELCSFVAKAGSCATSTHQARVPFPDTWWYDTINGNSVIAINKEENKKQLIDFIYNKTSEQLDKEEAAAAKN from the coding sequence ATGCCCAGATTTGAACAGGAAGGCTTTGACCCCCGCCGTCGGCGGGAGAACGACGCCCTGGACCGCACGGTGCCGGAGGAAGACCGGCATTTGGACCCGGAAGTGGACCTGGATTTTAACCGTCGGCAGCGGGATGTGATCGACCGGCAGGACGAAAGCGGGATCAACCCTTGCGACTATCGGGACCCCTACGCCCCCTCGGCACCGTACAACCAAAATAACGACTATGACCCAAACGGTTACATAGAGCCACCGGCGCCGCCCCGCCGGTTTGAGAGCGAGCGCCCGGCCGATTTTTATACGGACCGGAGCAACACGCCTACGCCCACGCGTGCCCACCACCGGGAGCGGACAAGCCGTGATCCCCGCACCATGGGCCGCAGCCATACCCCCACCGACAAGCACGGCAAGCCGCCAAAAAAAGGCAAGGGCAGCAAAAAGGCAAAAGTGGGGCTAAGTATCTTTTGCGTGCTGCTGGCGCTGATTTTCATTCTTGTGGGCTGCGCCACCGGCGTGCTGGGCAAGATCACCTATAATGCGCACAAAGAAAATGAATATGTGACAGCATCGAATCTAAAGAGCGACCCGCGGGTAAAGAATGTGCTGCTGCTGGGCGTAGACGCCAGACCCAAAGACAAGGCCAGCGCCTCCCGCAGTGACACCATGATGCTGATTTCCGTGGACTCTGTGCACCACACCATTAAGATGACCTCCTTTTTGCGAGACACCTGGGTGTATATCCCCTGCAAGGATATGAGCCAACGGCTGAACGCCGCCTGCCAGTACGGCGGTTACAGCGGCGTGGTAGACACCATTGAATACAACTTCGGCGTAAAGATCGACAACTATGTGGTCGCGGACTTTGAGATGTTCCAGGTACTGGTGGACGCCATCGGCGGCGTAGAAGTGAAGGTGACCAAGGCGGAGGCCAAGGAGGTCACCGGCCACCCCAAGCGCTACGGCAATGTGAAGTTAGAGGCCGGCAAGCACAACCTGACCGGCAAGCAGGCCCTGGCCTACTGCCGCATTCGCAAGATCGACACGGACTTTGTGCGCACCAAGCGCCAGCGCACGGTGATGAACGCCATTATTAAGAAAATGAAGTCCTCCAACCCCTTTACCCTGTATAAAATGGCCAGCAACGCCGCCCCGTATATTGAGACGGATATGACCAAAAGCGAACTGTGCAGCTTTGTGGCCAAGGCCGGCAGCTGCGCCACCAGCACCCACCAGGCCCGGGTACCTTTCCCGGACACTTGGTGGTATGACACCATCAACGGCAACTCCGTCATCGCCATCAATAAAGAGGAGAATAAAAAGCAGCTGATCGACTTTATCTACAACAAGACCTCCGAACAGCTGGACAAAGAAGAAGCCGCAGCAGCCAAGAACTGA
- a CDS encoding 4Fe-4S binding protein, with the protein MAYQISDDCISCGACAAECPVSAISEGDGKFVIDADVCIECGACEATCPVGAPAQA; encoded by the coding sequence ATGGCATATCAGATTTCTGATGATTGTATTTCCTGCGGTGCTTGCGCAGCAGAGTGTCCGGTTTCCGCCATCTCCGAGGGTGACGGCAAATTTGTAATTGACGCTGACGTTTGCATTGAGTGCGGTGCGTGCGAGGCAACCTGCCCCGTGGGTGCGCCTGCCCAGGCATAA
- a CDS encoding GH25 family lysozyme has translation MKQKCKSLFCALLCLVLMCATVFPVWAATTVPAFGTDVSQHNGKGVDYTAWKKAGKTFTMIRMSYGNDHLDPQFWDNVNAAEAAGVPFGVYHYSYAFNTKEATIEANYVKSVLAQMKGKYKYFVLPVAYDLEDQLILDNSNKKTIIQHAITFCDAIRAAGYTPMVYANLNWFANYLNVQTLHSKGYKLWYANWRPKTTDFSAPVQIGKTGVYADIWQYAEGDMAAGVPDYNVLWDFKALAKDYTDGGSYTQTAYKAATCKQLGSMTYTSTGGNVLSLTLPYGAHRYARVGNSLTKATTTKDGKRVYTYRCSVCGKRYTKTAQTYYKVSNIKLSKTAYTYNGKVQRPGVTVKNSKGKALKNGTDYKISYPKGMKNVGKYTVKVTLKGNYSGSKSMTYNINPKGTSVSKVKAAKKGFKVTWKKQATQTTGYQVQYSTSSKFKKAKTVTISKNKTTSKTVGKLSAKKKYYVRVRTYKTVKVNGKNVKLYSGWSKAKSVTTKK, from the coding sequence ATGAAACAAAAATGTAAATCTCTGTTTTGCGCTCTGTTGTGCCTGGTGCTGATGTGCGCTACCGTGTTCCCGGTATGGGCAGCCACTACGGTGCCGGCGTTTGGCACCGATGTGTCTCAGCATAACGGAAAAGGTGTGGATTACACCGCATGGAAGAAGGCGGGTAAGACCTTTACCATGATCCGTATGAGCTACGGCAACGACCACCTGGATCCGCAGTTTTGGGATAATGTGAACGCGGCGGAGGCAGCGGGCGTGCCCTTTGGCGTGTACCATTACAGCTATGCGTTCAATACCAAGGAGGCCACGATTGAGGCCAATTATGTTAAGAGCGTGTTGGCTCAGATGAAGGGCAAGTACAAGTATTTTGTGCTGCCGGTGGCTTATGACCTGGAGGATCAGCTGATCCTGGACAACAGCAACAAAAAGACCATTATTCAGCACGCCATTACTTTTTGCGACGCCATTCGCGCAGCGGGCTACACCCCGATGGTTTACGCCAACCTGAATTGGTTTGCCAATTATTTGAATGTGCAGACGCTGCATAGCAAGGGCTATAAGCTGTGGTACGCCAACTGGCGGCCAAAAACCACTGATTTTTCCGCCCCGGTGCAGATTGGCAAAACCGGCGTGTATGCGGATATTTGGCAGTATGCCGAGGGTGATATGGCCGCCGGCGTGCCGGATTATAATGTGTTGTGGGATTTTAAAGCGCTGGCTAAGGATTATACAGACGGCGGCAGTTATACCCAAACCGCCTATAAGGCGGCCACTTGTAAACAGCTGGGCAGTATGACTTATACTTCTACCGGCGGCAATGTACTGTCTTTGACCTTGCCGTACGGTGCCCATCGGTATGCGCGAGTTGGCAACAGCTTAACCAAGGCCACCACCACGAAGGACGGCAAACGGGTGTATACTTATCGCTGTTCCGTGTGCGGTAAGCGGTATACCAAGACAGCGCAGACCTACTACAAGGTCAGCAATATTAAGCTGAGCAAAACCGCCTATACCTATAACGGTAAGGTGCAGCGCCCCGGCGTGACTGTAAAAAACAGCAAGGGCAAGGCCCTGAAGAATGGTACGGATTACAAAATCAGCTATCCCAAGGGCATGAAGAATGTGGGCAAATACACCGTGAAAGTGACCCTTAAGGGCAATTACAGCGGCAGTAAGTCCATGACTTATAACATCAATCCCAAGGGCACCAGCGTGTCTAAGGTGAAAGCTGCCAAGAAAGGCTTTAAGGTCACTTGGAAAAAGCAGGCGACGCAAACTACCGGCTACCAGGTGCAGTACAGCACCAGCAGTAAGTTTAAGAAAGCCAAGACGGTGACGATCAGCAAGAATAAGACCACTTCTAAGACTGTCGGTAAGCTGTCTGCCAAGAAGAAGTATTATGTGCGGGTACGCACCTATAAAACCGTCAAGGTGAACGGCAAAAATGTAAAACTCTACTCCGGGTGGAGTAAGGCCAAAAGCGTGACCACCAAGAAGTAA
- a CDS encoding methyltransferase, whose amino-acid sequence MNETVMPLAEHMQIVVSDRHTFGTDAVVLADFARIRRRDRALDLGTGCGIIPLLWLRDARQSPVACLDIQDRAVRQVQQSIALDHLEERLTVQQADLRDHRQLYPAGSFTLVSMNPPYKPVDTGILSPEPWDQIARHEVCCTLEDACAAAGYLLQFGGRFCICHRPERLADIVTAMRAHDLEPKRLRLVQHRGGEAPFLLLMEGRKGAKPYLTAEPTLILESPAGQAEMGRIYGAYFEGGAK is encoded by the coding sequence ATGAACGAGACGGTTATGCCTTTGGCAGAGCACATGCAAATCGTGGTCAGTGACCGCCACACCTTTGGTACGGACGCCGTGGTGTTGGCGGATTTTGCCCGTATTCGCCGCCGGGATCGGGCGCTGGATTTGGGTACAGGTTGTGGAATTATTCCTCTGCTTTGGCTGCGAGATGCCCGGCAAAGTCCGGTGGCGTGCCTGGATATTCAGGACCGGGCGGTACGGCAGGTGCAGCAATCCATTGCGCTGGATCATTTGGAAGAGCGGCTAACCGTGCAGCAGGCAGATCTGCGAGACCATCGGCAGCTGTACCCGGCGGGCAGCTTTACTCTGGTGAGTATGAACCCGCCGTACAAGCCGGTGGACACGGGCATTTTGTCTCCGGAGCCGTGGGATCAAATTGCCCGGCACGAGGTGTGCTGCACCTTGGAGGACGCCTGTGCGGCAGCGGGCTATCTGTTGCAGTTCGGCGGGCGGTTTTGCATTTGCCATCGGCCGGAACGGCTGGCGGATATTGTAACGGCTATGCGTGCCCATGATTTGGAGCCTAAGCGGCTGCGGCTGGTGCAGCACCGGGGGGGAGAGGCACCCTTTTTACTGCTGATGGAGGGGCGCAAGGGCGCCAAGCCGTACTTAACGGCAGAGCCTACGCTGATTTTGGAAAGTCCGGCGGGCCAGGCGGAAATGGGAAGAATATACGGCGCATATTTTGAAGGAGGCGCAAAGTGA
- the rsmI gene encoding 16S rRNA (cytidine(1402)-2'-O)-methyltransferase, which translates to MSGTLYVVGTPIGNLSDWSPRAVDTLGTVDFIAAEDTRVTLKLLNHFGIKKEMVSYYEHNRRERGEIITARIAAGEDCAIVTDAGMPAISDPGQDLVHLCHLQGIPVVSVPGPVAFATALAVSGMESGRFTFEGFLSVNKKSRRDHLEELKDEKRTMIFYEAPHKFINTIGDLHRVLGDREIAIVRELTKVHEQVVRTTLAQAEKDYTENKIKGEIVLIVAGKKAEPTDAITFDQAVEQARALVEKGASVNAAAKEIAAVTPYKKGDLYKALL; encoded by the coding sequence GTGAGCGGTACTTTATATGTGGTGGGCACGCCCATCGGGAATTTAAGCGACTGGTCGCCCCGGGCGGTTGACACCCTGGGGACTGTGGATTTTATTGCAGCAGAGGACACCCGGGTGACCTTAAAGCTGCTGAATCATTTTGGTATCAAAAAAGAGATGGTCAGCTATTATGAGCACAACCGTCGAGAGCGGGGCGAGATCATCACTGCCCGCATTGCGGCGGGGGAGGACTGCGCCATTGTAACGGACGCGGGTATGCCTGCCATTTCGGACCCGGGGCAGGATCTGGTACACCTGTGCCACTTGCAGGGGATCCCGGTGGTGTCCGTGCCCGGACCGGTGGCTTTTGCCACAGCGCTGGCGGTGTCCGGTATGGAGAGCGGGCGCTTTACCTTTGAGGGCTTTTTGTCCGTCAATAAAAAATCCCGCCGGGACCACCTGGAGGAGCTCAAGGACGAGAAGCGCACCATGATTTTTTATGAGGCGCCCCATAAGTTTATCAACACCATTGGGGATCTGCACCGGGTGCTGGGTGACCGGGAGATTGCCATTGTGCGGGAACTGACCAAGGTGCATGAGCAGGTGGTACGTACCACCTTGGCACAGGCGGAGAAAGACTATACGGAAAATAAGATCAAAGGGGAGATCGTGCTGATCGTGGCCGGCAAAAAGGCAGAGCCAACGGACGCCATCACCTTTGACCAGGCGGTGGAACAGGCCCGTGCGCTGGTGGAGAAAGGCGCTTCCGTCAACGCTGCCGCCAAGGAGATTGCCGCGGTAACCCCGTACAAAAAAGGCGATCTCTATAAGGCACTGCTGTGA
- a CDS encoding radical SAM protein produces MSGCNACPRRCGVDRTAAVGACGVGAAFRVARMALHAWEEPCISGKSGSGAIFFSGCPLKCVFCQNMEISRGCKGVDLTEDQLIAGMQRLIDAGAQNINLVSPTQYAPALARLLRRWKPPVPVVYNTGGYERLETLRQLEGLIDIYLPDFKYTRPAKAAAYSAAPDYVERVGPALLEMRRQVQDRWDGDKMLSGMIVRHLILPGNTNSAIEALNWLHSHLPGTYVSLMAQYTPMPGLERYPELTRAITRREYDKVVDHALALGMDHVFLQQRSAVGKDFIPAFDFTGIV; encoded by the coding sequence GTGAGTGGGTGTAATGCCTGCCCCCGCCGGTGCGGTGTTGACCGTACCGCGGCCGTGGGTGCCTGTGGTGTGGGCGCTGCCTTTCGGGTGGCGCGTATGGCGCTGCACGCCTGGGAGGAGCCGTGTATCAGCGGCAAATCCGGCAGCGGAGCAATCTTCTTTTCCGGCTGTCCGCTGAAGTGCGTGTTTTGTCAGAATATGGAGATCAGCCGGGGCTGCAAGGGCGTGGACCTAACCGAGGACCAGCTGATCGCCGGTATGCAGCGGCTGATTGACGCCGGGGCGCAGAATATCAATTTGGTCAGCCCCACCCAGTACGCACCGGCCTTGGCGCGGCTGCTGCGCCGATGGAAGCCCCCGGTGCCGGTGGTGTACAACACCGGCGGCTATGAGCGATTAGAGACCCTGCGGCAGCTGGAGGGTCTGATCGATATTTATTTGCCGGATTTTAAGTACACCCGCCCGGCTAAGGCGGCGGCTTACAGCGCTGCGCCGGACTATGTGGAGCGGGTGGGCCCGGCGCTGCTGGAAATGCGCCGCCAGGTGCAGGACCGGTGGGACGGGGATAAAATGCTGTCCGGTATGATCGTGCGCCATTTGATTTTGCCGGGCAATACCAATTCGGCCATTGAGGCGCTGAACTGGCTGCACAGCCATTTGCCGGGTACCTATGTGTCCCTGATGGCCCAGTACACCCCTATGCCGGGGCTGGAGCGCTACCCGGAGCTGACGCGCGCCATCACCCGCCGGGAGTACGACAAGGTGGTGGATCATGCTCTGGCACTGGGTATGGATCATGTGTTTTTGCAGCAGCGCAGCGCGGTAGGTAAAGATTTTATTCCGGCATTTGATTTTACCGGCATTGTGTGA
- a CDS encoding class II aldolase, which yields MLVNMRDLLADARVGGYAVGSFSVANMEMVLGVLQAAEELRAPVILQIAEVRLRQSPLELIGPLMVAAARQASVPVAVHFDHGKTEKKIGQALELGFTSVMFDGSHLPLNENIAETCRIIEMARPYGAAVEAEIGCVGGSEDGSEEIAMHCTDPADAVRFEQETGVDALAIAIGNAHGNYKATPKLRFDILAQVAEDTHTPLVLHGGTGISPEDFRRCAQTGIQKINIATATFDSVEQTVRGAYDAGAIGGYYDLQGAEVQGAYKNAHRHILIFGTDGKA from the coding sequence ATGCTGGTGAATATGCGTGATCTGCTGGCGGATGCCCGTGTCGGCGGCTATGCCGTTGGTTCCTTCTCCGTTGCCAATATGGAGATGGTGCTGGGTGTGCTGCAAGCGGCAGAGGAACTGCGCGCCCCGGTGATCCTCCAGATTGCGGAGGTGCGGCTGCGCCAGTCGCCGCTGGAGCTGATCGGTCCCTTGATGGTGGCCGCTGCCCGGCAGGCAAGCGTGCCGGTGGCGGTGCACTTTGACCACGGCAAAACGGAGAAGAAGATCGGCCAGGCGCTGGAACTGGGGTTTACCTCCGTGATGTTTGACGGCTCTCATCTGCCGCTGAATGAGAATATAGCGGAGACCTGCCGTATTATAGAGATGGCGCGCCCTTACGGTGCTGCCGTGGAGGCGGAGATCGGCTGTGTAGGCGGTTCGGAGGATGGCTCTGAGGAGATCGCTATGCATTGCACGGACCCGGCGGACGCGGTGCGCTTTGAGCAGGAAACCGGGGTGGACGCTCTGGCCATTGCCATCGGTAACGCCCACGGCAATTATAAGGCCACGCCCAAGCTGCGGTTTGATATTTTGGCGCAGGTGGCCGAGGATACCCACACGCCCTTGGTGCTCCACGGCGGCACCGGCATTTCGCCGGAGGATTTCCGCCGCTGTGCGCAGACAGGGATCCAAAAGATCAACATTGCCACGGCCACTTTTGACAGCGTGGAGCAGACGGTGCGGGGCGCTTACGACGCCGGTGCTATCGGCGGTTACTACGATCTGCAAGGGGCAGAGGTGCAGGGGGCGTATAAGAACGCCCACCGCCACATTTTGATTTTCGGCACAGACGGCAAGGCATAA
- the mscL gene encoding large conductance mechanosensitive channel protein MscL, translating to MKKFFQEFKEFISRGNVMDLAVGVIIGSAFTGVVTALTDSIIKPLLNCIGGAEIQGKIHLLGDNYLDYGAFLSAVVNFLIMALIIFCMVKGLNKLSDAVKHATHEKEAQAAPTTKVCPYCKSEIDIAATRCPHCTSVLEDEKAE from the coding sequence GTGAAGAAATTTTTTCAGGAGTTTAAGGAATTCATTTCCCGCGGCAATGTGATGGACCTGGCCGTCGGCGTGATCATCGGTTCCGCTTTTACCGGCGTGGTTACCGCTTTGACGGACTCGATCATCAAACCGCTGCTTAACTGTATCGGCGGAGCGGAGATCCAGGGCAAGATTCATCTGCTGGGAGATAATTATTTGGACTACGGCGCGTTTTTGTCCGCTGTGGTGAATTTCCTGATTATGGCGCTGATCATCTTTTGTATGGTCAAGGGGCTGAATAAGCTGTCAGACGCAGTGAAGCACGCCACCCATGAGAAAGAGGCCCAGGCGGCGCCTACCACCAAGGTCTGCCCCTACTGCAAGAGCGAGATTGACATTGCTGCCACTCGCTGTCCCCACTGCACCTCGGTGCTGGAGGACGAAAAGGCAGAGTAA
- a CDS encoding fibronectin type III domain-containing protein, producing MKRMRLLSLLLALVLVCTAMPVTAAAADGLANATVCTTHTVHTEGQSAEDCTGLAPYLAPDGTAWAAVGDDTTKVKTWHCFQQDIDAALTDALHRMLRRETAFTLYIAVEKSDYDPTTGNLRTALYERLRSNALAEKVGTIEGGDFLDAQIQDFRQDDLKISWLNVEGYDDWNGPVAFYEVHCTLKYCDTVQQMEILRQAAKKWNQLFVTDNPTIAAEQDTNRRQYLIIKTIYDFLAENTVYNTAAYENFMNHQVTDWYAHTAYAAFFGLTGQGAADLDSTGYDWSVRQKNSLTVIGTTGQGKAVCEGYAALFYYLCRLNGIACNTVMGSKMVRNEITGELQKDMHAWNFVYLDDGTGSGYQWYQVDATFAASNNLRFPGFINYYYFLCGSKNAYFTLENDHQQLDDTKSYPLLSGTDYRFASTGEDLSDFDGQGYMVLMRRGAEGQIRDSILIQRAADGSCAYFKAQTDGNGTVLTDENGQAKVIPLPDGTGLDYVGEEGEFSLLIPGYVFGREYTTVYETGDDRYAPGQHTIIATDGTAQLSCSFYLNKIDVTKEKNQIELHNLDKNGAITYNVCPIQVDVHVVDGYGHTAVRDKDYTVLFLDENGKKVDTLSEPGKYTIELDFSISDRYTGKLEGNSTNRLRFEIAKLPMNRAGFGDVQAPYSGKSIADVMSAMTFVGTTTDGKPYKKVFKEGEDYALTYSGSTVHAGSGTYTVTALEGSKYLTGSATYTYTIAPASIAGYGGSDVCAPVTYNGSAQRPGTAWFDSQSGLKSGRDYTVVRYSANTNAGTANVTVQGKGNYTGTAVLHFKIHQKSLNDRDVSVRCTPTAKGATIKATYKGKTLRQNKDYTVSIATRDTTRTVTVQGKGNFNSTRQFKIHVHAYKCTAKKAATYFATGYKKYKCTACGAKKTEKLAQLKPAIASLKSSQKGRLTVKWKKGSGISGYQISYSTSSKFTKSTTKSVTITKAGTTAKTLTKLKSKKKYYVRIRVYKKQKGGKLYGAWSPVKSTKVR from the coding sequence ATGAAAAGAATGCGTTTGCTGTCTCTTTTGCTGGCGCTGGTGCTGGTGTGCACCGCTATGCCGGTTACGGCTGCGGCTGCCGATGGACTGGCAAATGCTACCGTTTGTACGACCCATACAGTGCATACCGAGGGGCAGAGCGCAGAGGACTGTACCGGCCTGGCTCCGTACCTGGCTCCGGACGGTACCGCTTGGGCGGCGGTGGGGGACGATACCACGAAGGTCAAGACCTGGCACTGCTTCCAGCAGGATATAGATGCGGCGCTGACAGACGCGCTGCACCGTATGCTCCGGCGAGAGACTGCTTTTACCCTGTATATTGCGGTGGAAAAAAGCGATTACGACCCTACCACCGGCAATCTTCGGACGGCATTGTATGAGCGGCTGCGAAGCAACGCCCTGGCAGAGAAAGTGGGCACCATTGAGGGCGGCGATTTTTTGGACGCCCAGATCCAGGACTTCCGGCAAGATGATTTGAAAATCTCTTGGCTCAATGTGGAGGGCTATGACGACTGGAACGGCCCGGTGGCCTTTTATGAGGTGCACTGCACCCTCAAATATTGCGACACGGTACAGCAAATGGAGATTCTGCGCCAAGCAGCGAAAAAGTGGAACCAACTGTTTGTTACCGACAATCCCACCATCGCGGCGGAGCAGGATACAAACCGCCGCCAGTACCTGATCATCAAGACCATTTATGACTTTTTGGCGGAGAATACGGTGTACAACACCGCTGCCTATGAGAATTTTATGAATCATCAAGTGACCGACTGGTACGCCCACACCGCCTACGCAGCGTTCTTCGGCCTTACAGGGCAGGGGGCTGCGGATTTGGACAGCACCGGCTACGATTGGTCCGTGCGGCAAAAAAACAGCCTGACGGTGATCGGCACCACCGGCCAGGGCAAGGCCGTGTGCGAGGGCTATGCGGCACTGTTTTACTATCTGTGCCGTTTGAACGGCATTGCCTGCAACACGGTGATGGGCAGCAAAATGGTACGCAATGAGATCACCGGGGAACTACAAAAGGATATGCACGCCTGGAACTTTGTGTATTTGGATGACGGCACCGGCAGCGGCTACCAATGGTATCAGGTGGACGCCACCTTTGCCGCCTCCAACAACCTGCGGTTCCCGGGTTTTATCAATTATTACTATTTCCTTTGTGGGTCGAAAAATGCATACTTCACTTTGGAAAACGATCATCAGCAGTTGGACGATACCAAATCGTACCCGTTACTGTCTGGGACGGACTACCGCTTTGCCTCTACCGGCGAGGATCTGTCTGATTTTGACGGACAGGGCTATATGGTGCTGATGCGTCGCGGTGCCGAAGGTCAAATACGGGATTCTATTCTGATTCAACGGGCGGCGGACGGCAGCTGTGCCTATTTTAAGGCGCAGACGGACGGCAACGGTACGGTGCTGACGGACGAGAACGGACAAGCCAAGGTGATCCCTCTGCCGGACGGCACCGGGCTGGATTATGTCGGCGAGGAAGGCGAATTCTCTCTGCTGATTCCGGGCTATGTGTTTGGTCGAGAGTACACCACCGTGTATGAGACCGGCGACGATCGTTACGCGCCGGGACAGCACACCATTATTGCCACGGACGGTACTGCACAGCTTTCTTGCTCCTTTTACCTCAACAAGATTGATGTAACCAAGGAAAAGAACCAGATCGAACTGCACAATCTGGATAAAAACGGTGCCATTACTTATAATGTTTGCCCCATTCAGGTGGATGTGCATGTGGTGGATGGCTACGGCCATACTGCGGTGCGGGATAAGGACTACACCGTATTGTTCCTCGATGAGAATGGCAAAAAGGTGGATACCCTGTCCGAGCCCGGCAAGTACACCATCGAGTTGGATTTTTCTATCAGCGACCGTTATACCGGCAAGTTGGAGGGGAACAGTACCAACCGGCTGCGGTTTGAAATTGCCAAGCTGCCCATGAACCGGGCAGGCTTTGGCGATGTGCAGGCGCCGTACTCCGGCAAGAGCATTGCAGATGTGATGTCTGCCATGACCTTTGTTGGCACCACCACAGACGGCAAGCCTTACAAAAAGGTGTTCAAAGAGGGCGAGGACTACGCTCTCACATACAGCGGCTCCACGGTGCATGCCGGCAGCGGCACCTATACCGTGACGGCACTGGAAGGATCCAAGTACCTGACCGGCAGCGCGACCTATACTTATACCATCGCCCCGGCGTCTATTGCCGGGTACGGCGGGTCGGATGTTTGCGCGCCGGTGACCTATAACGGCAGTGCCCAGCGCCCCGGTACCGCTTGGTTTGACAGTCAAAGCGGTTTAAAGTCCGGTCGGGACTATACGGTGGTCCGTTACAGTGCCAATACCAATGCAGGTACCGCCAATGTGACGGTGCAGGGCAAGGGCAATTATACCGGTACGGCTGTGCTGCACTTTAAGATCCATCAAAAATCCCTGAATGACAGGGATGTGTCTGTTCGGTGTACCCCTACCGCGAAGGGCGCCACGATCAAGGCAACCTATAAGGGCAAGACCTTGCGGCAGAACAAGGATTACACCGTGTCCATTGCCACCAGAGATACCACCCGCACGGTAACGGTGCAGGGCAAGGGCAACTTTAACAGCACGCGGCAATTTAAGATCCATGTGCATGCCTATAAGTGCACCGCCAAAAAAGCGGCCACCTACTTTGCCACCGGATATAAGAAATATAAGTGCACCGCTTGCGGCGCCAAAAAGACGGAAAAGCTGGCACAGCTGAAACCGGCGATCGCATCGCTGAAAAGCAGCCAAAAAGGCCGGCTGACCGTAAAGTGGAAGAAGGGCAGTGGCATTAGCGGTTACCAGATCAGCTATTCCACTTCGTCCAAGTTTACCAAATCCACCACCAAGTCGGTAACGATAACCAAGGCGGGCACCACCGCCAAAACGCTGACTAAATTGAAGAGTAAAAAGAAATATTATGTGCGTATTCGGGTGTATAAAAAGCAAAAGGGCGGCAAGCTGTACGGCGCCTGGTCCCCGGTAAAAAGTACCAAAGTGCGGTAA